A single region of the Streptomyces caelestis genome encodes:
- a CDS encoding uracil-DNA glycosylase, whose translation MDASGLPLLDRRLTDCRACPRLVSWREEVARAKRAAYADWTYWGRPVPGFGPADARLLIVGLAPAAHGGNRTGRMFTGDRSGDVLYEALYDVGLASRPTAEHADDGLELYGVRVTSPVHCAPPANKPTPQERDTCRPWLVQELRLLRPTLRAVVVLGAFGWQAALPAFAEAGWSVPRPRPAFGHGARFHLDGLELFGCFHVSQRNTFTGRLTPAMLRDVLRTAARAAELPTTAD comes from the coding sequence ATGGACGCCAGCGGTCTCCCTCTCCTCGACCGGCGCCTCACGGACTGCCGGGCCTGCCCGCGGCTGGTCTCCTGGCGTGAGGAGGTGGCCCGGGCCAAGCGAGCCGCCTATGCGGACTGGACGTACTGGGGGCGGCCGGTGCCCGGGTTCGGGCCGGCGGACGCCCGGCTGCTGATCGTCGGACTCGCCCCTGCCGCCCACGGCGGCAACCGCACCGGCCGGATGTTCACCGGCGACCGCTCCGGGGACGTCCTGTACGAGGCGCTGTACGACGTCGGCCTCGCCTCCCGGCCCACGGCCGAGCACGCCGACGACGGCCTGGAGCTGTACGGCGTACGCGTCACCTCGCCCGTGCACTGCGCCCCGCCCGCGAACAAACCCACCCCGCAGGAGCGGGACACCTGCCGCCCCTGGCTCGTGCAGGAACTGCGGCTGCTGCGTCCGACGCTGCGGGCCGTGGTCGTGCTCGGCGCCTTCGGCTGGCAGGCCGCGCTGCCCGCGTTCGCGGAGGCGGGCTGGTCCGTGCCCCGGCCCCGGCCGGCCTTCGGCCACGGGGCCCGGTTCCACTTGGACGGCCTGGAGCTCTTCGGCTGCTTCCACGTCAGCCAGCGCAACACCTTCACCGGACGGCTCACCCCGGCGATGCTCCGCGACGTCCTGCGGACGGCCGCGCGGGCGGCGGAACTGCCGACGACTGCCGACTGA
- a CDS encoding MFS transporter — MTELTHLRTVRRRYVTVCALLWLPSGLGLASMVLLFSERGMSLAAVAGLFAVHSLTVAALELPTGGLSDVLGRRPVLATAGVLNVVACVLVGLGTTAWVLTAGMVLMGAARALSSGTAEAWYVDTVQERSGPDAELRTGLARGGSATSAALAAGLLLGGALPWLLGTGPGLGTRLSEATAGAVLPLSVPMLLGAVVRVVLVCYVLAVLREPPRPTATLRSVLRGVPVTVLDGLRLGGRDALVRRVLLTAAAVGGALAAVELLIPGRTVELTGAPGSGAMVYAALACAGFVCNGVGSHLAPLAARIAGSGERAVLVCLVTGAGGMLLLGLTATTTHPLATALAVVGFCLLYLGIGAASPNQNDLLHRRVTSAGRATALSVQSLALQLVGALAGLVVGALRPGPLPWLLTGAVLLSGALIWLRRVETRSAPDTTITPGSRAGMS; from the coding sequence GTGACCGAGCTGACCCACCTGCGGACCGTTCGCCGCCGTTACGTCACCGTCTGCGCGCTCTTATGGCTGCCGTCGGGCCTCGGCTTGGCCTCGATGGTCCTGCTGTTCAGCGAGCGCGGCATGTCCCTGGCCGCGGTCGCGGGGCTCTTCGCCGTCCACTCGCTGACCGTGGCCGCGCTGGAGCTGCCCACGGGCGGGCTCTCCGACGTCCTCGGGCGCCGGCCGGTCCTGGCCACGGCCGGTGTACTCAACGTGGTCGCCTGCGTGCTGGTCGGCCTCGGCACCACCGCGTGGGTGCTCACCGCCGGCATGGTGCTCATGGGTGCGGCCCGGGCCCTGTCCAGCGGTACCGCCGAGGCCTGGTACGTCGACACCGTTCAGGAGCGCTCCGGCCCCGACGCCGAGCTGCGCACAGGCCTGGCCCGAGGCGGCTCCGCGACCTCCGCCGCACTCGCGGCCGGCCTGCTGCTCGGCGGTGCGCTGCCCTGGCTGCTCGGCACGGGGCCCGGTCTCGGTACCAGGCTGAGCGAGGCGACGGCCGGGGCGGTGCTGCCCTTGTCCGTCCCCATGCTGCTGGGAGCCGTGGTCAGGGTCGTCCTCGTCTGCTACGTGCTGGCCGTGCTGCGGGAGCCGCCGCGACCGACGGCCACCCTGCGTTCGGTGCTGCGCGGCGTCCCGGTCACCGTCCTGGACGGGCTGCGGCTGGGCGGCAGGGATGCGCTGGTCCGCCGGGTCCTGCTCACCGCCGCGGCCGTCGGCGGCGCCCTGGCCGCCGTCGAACTGCTCATCCCAGGCCGCACCGTCGAGCTGACCGGAGCGCCCGGCTCCGGAGCGATGGTGTACGCCGCGCTCGCCTGCGCGGGCTTCGTCTGCAACGGTGTCGGCAGCCACCTCGCGCCGCTCGCCGCCCGGATCGCGGGCAGTGGCGAGCGGGCCGTGCTGGTCTGTCTCGTGACGGGCGCGGGCGGCATGCTGCTGCTCGGTCTCACCGCGACCACCACGCACCCGCTTGCCACGGCCCTCGCGGTCGTCGGCTTCTGCCTGCTCTACCTCGGCATCGGCGCCGCGTCCCCGAACCAGAACGACCTGCTGCACCGCCGCGTCACCAGCGCCGGCCGCGCCACCGCCCTGTCCGTCCAGTCCCTCGCCCTGCAACTGGTCGGCGCGCTCGCCGGCCTCGTCGTCGGCGCGTTGCGGCCGGGCCCGCTGCCGTGGCTGCTGACCGGTGCGGTGCTGTTGTCCGGGGCCCTGATCTGGCTACGCCGAGTCGAGACACGGTCCGCGCCGGACACGACTATCACCCCGGGCTCACGTGCCGGCATGTCCTGA
- a CDS encoding ArsR/SmtB family transcription factor gives MDSDEPKRVLDPEHDTDALKALTHPLRIQLLGLLRQDGPATASELAVRTGESSASTSYHLRVLAKYAFIGEAEHRDGRERRWRALHTVTSWSNEAMEASEAGRAFVSLARRRQLEHLEMSLARHEADMAAGRFGQEWVEPSGISDLMPRLTAESLTELWDTVTRKLEELTARDAEDPRAEHVMLLTAGLPLAPHDRGDTGREDAS, from the coding sequence ATGGACAGCGACGAGCCCAAGCGCGTACTCGACCCCGAGCACGACACGGACGCCCTGAAGGCCCTCACCCACCCCCTGCGCATCCAGCTGCTCGGGCTGTTGCGGCAGGACGGGCCCGCCACGGCCAGTGAGCTCGCCGTGCGGACGGGGGAGTCGTCGGCGTCGACCAGTTACCACCTTCGGGTGCTGGCGAAGTACGCCTTCATCGGCGAGGCCGAGCACCGTGACGGGCGGGAGCGGCGCTGGCGGGCGCTGCACACCGTGACGTCCTGGAGCAACGAGGCGATGGAGGCCTCCGAGGCGGGCCGTGCCTTCGTCAGCCTGGCGCGACGGCGGCAGCTGGAGCACCTGGAGATGTCCCTCGCCCGGCACGAGGCGGACATGGCCGCCGGGCGGTTCGGCCAGGAGTGGGTGGAGCCGTCCGGGATCAGCGACCTCATGCCCCGGCTGACGGCCGAGTCGCTCACCGAGCTCTGGGACACGGTCACCCGGAAGCTGGAGGAACTGACCGCGCGGGACGCGGAGGATCCGCGCGCCGAGCACGTCATGCTCCTCACCGCCGGCCTGCCGCTCGCCCCGCACGACCGTGGGGACACGGGCCGCGAGGACGCCTCGTGA
- a CDS encoding RNA-binding S4 domain-containing protein: MASEGTENDGTGDTKAVDPKVVEPNVADPNIVDPRVAAAIAAAEAAGPKSGETVRVDSWIWAVRLVKTRSLGATACRGGHVRVNGERVKPAHAVRVGDEVRLRHDGRERVVVVTRLIRKRVGAPVAAQCYVDNSPPPPPREAVAPAGIRDRGAGRPTKRDRRELERLRGLAGPGPVPGPGPGGFGPGPDPGGGRNKPRP, translated from the coding sequence ATGGCTTCTGAAGGCACGGAGAACGACGGGACGGGTGACACGAAGGCCGTGGACCCAAAGGTCGTGGAGCCGAACGTCGCGGACCCGAACATCGTGGACCCCAGGGTCGCGGCGGCGATCGCCGCTGCCGAGGCCGCCGGGCCGAAGAGCGGCGAGACCGTCCGCGTCGACAGCTGGATCTGGGCCGTACGCCTCGTCAAGACCCGTTCCCTGGGCGCCACCGCCTGCCGGGGCGGACACGTGCGCGTCAACGGCGAGCGTGTGAAGCCCGCCCACGCCGTACGCGTCGGCGACGAGGTGCGCCTGCGGCACGACGGCCGGGAGCGGGTCGTCGTCGTCACACGGCTGATCCGCAAGCGGGTCGGCGCCCCGGTGGCCGCCCAGTGCTACGTCGACAACTCCCCACCGCCTCCGCCCCGCGAAGCCGTCGCCCCGGCCGGCATCCGCGACCGCGGCGCGGGCCGCCCGACGAAGCGGGACCGCCGCGAGCTGGAACGCCTACGCGGCCTGGCCGGCCCCGGCCCTGTACCCGGCCCGGGCCCCGGCGGCTTCGGCCCCGGCCCCGATCCCGGCGGAGGACGGAACAAACCGAGGCCGTGA